One window from the genome of Strix aluco isolate bStrAlu1 chromosome 28, bStrAlu1.hap1, whole genome shotgun sequence encodes:
- the EIF4EBP1 gene encoding eukaryotic translation initiation factor 4E-binding protein 1: MSGRCCQGQTPSRDIPGPGKCLALPDGAPLPPGDYSTTPGGTVFGTTPGGTRIIYDRKFLMECRNSPVAKTPPSDLPDIPGVTSPNVEELKIENNHVQNCDEKVSAGEEEQFDMDI; the protein is encoded by the exons ATGTCGGGCCGCTGCTGCCAGGGGCAGACCCCGAGTCGCGACATCCCGGGCCCCGGCAAGTGCCTCGCCCTGCCCGACGGCGCCCCGTTGCCGCCCGGCGACTACAGCACCACGCCGGGGGGCACCGTCTTCGGGACCACGCCGGGCG GTACCAGGATTATTTATGATCGTAAGTTTTTGATGGAGTGCCGCAATTCTCCGGTTGCCAAAACGCCACCTTCTGACCTTCCGGACATTCCAGGTGTTACGAGCCCAAATGTGGAGGAGTTGAAGATTGAGAACAACCATGTCCAAAACTGTGATGAGAAAGTGAGCGCAG GTGAGGAAGAGCAGTTTGACATGGACATCTAA